One part of the Rhizobium rhizogenes genome encodes these proteins:
- a CDS encoding peptide ABC transporter substrate-binding protein, with translation MSIKTTTRAALLVGSLLLGASSALAETVLHRGNSGEPQTLDQAQTSINIEAFILKDLFEGLTIYDSAGKIIPGTAESWTLSDDGTVYTFKLRADAKWSDGTPVTAGDFVFSYQRVEDPKTAAKYANILYPIKNAEKINKGDVPVDQLGVKAVDDKTLEVTLERPTPFFLELLAHQTALPISKASYEKNGTNFVKPGVMVSNGAYKLESHVPNDSLTVVKNTNFWDAPNTRIDKVIFYPIDDQAASVRRFEAKEMDLAYNFSADQIDRLRKSYGEQVHVSPTLATYYYTFDTREAPYNDVRVRRALSMAVDRDFLAKEIYSGSQVPAYSMVPPGMDSYGEPAKADFATLSQLDREDEALKLMKEAGYGEGGKPLSIEIRYNTNPNHERVATAIADMWKNTFGAKVSLVNLDVASHYGYLQEGGKFNVARAGWVADYADAENFLALSVSSNKTFNYSKFNNAEYDALLQKSYDEKDPAARSKLLHEAETILMKEQPVVPLLTQADLWLVSNRVKGWEDNAANEHLSRFLSVSE, from the coding sequence ATGTCGATAAAAACAACAACTCGCGCCGCTCTGCTGGTAGGCTCGCTTCTGCTTGGCGCCAGTTCTGCACTTGCAGAAACAGTTCTGCACCGCGGCAATTCCGGGGAACCGCAGACACTGGATCAGGCGCAGACCTCGATCAACATCGAAGCATTTATTCTGAAAGACCTTTTTGAAGGTCTCACCATTTACGATTCTGCTGGCAAGATCATTCCCGGTACTGCGGAGAGCTGGACGCTGTCCGACGACGGTACCGTCTACACCTTCAAGCTGCGAGCGGATGCGAAGTGGTCGGACGGCACTCCGGTAACGGCGGGCGATTTTGTCTTCTCCTACCAGCGCGTCGAGGACCCGAAGACCGCAGCGAAATATGCGAATATTCTTTACCCGATCAAGAACGCCGAAAAGATCAACAAGGGCGATGTGCCGGTGGACCAGCTCGGTGTAAAGGCAGTGGATGACAAGACCCTCGAGGTCACGCTCGAGCGCCCGACACCTTTCTTCCTCGAACTCCTTGCTCACCAGACGGCTCTGCCAATCTCGAAGGCAAGCTACGAAAAGAACGGGACCAACTTCGTAAAGCCGGGCGTCATGGTCTCGAACGGTGCCTACAAGCTCGAATCGCATGTTCCCAATGACAGCTTGACGGTCGTCAAGAACACTAACTTCTGGGACGCACCGAACACCAGGATCGACAAGGTCATCTTCTACCCGATCGACGACCAGGCCGCATCCGTTCGCCGTTTCGAAGCAAAGGAAATGGACCTCGCATACAACTTCTCCGCTGACCAGATCGACCGTCTGCGCAAATCCTATGGCGAGCAGGTTCACGTGTCGCCGACGCTTGCGACCTACTACTATACCTTCGACACCCGCGAAGCGCCGTATAACGATGTCCGTGTCCGCCGAGCGCTGTCGATGGCAGTCGACCGTGACTTCCTTGCCAAGGAAATCTACAGCGGTTCACAGGTTCCGGCCTATTCCATGGTTCCCCCGGGTATGGATTCCTATGGTGAGCCGGCCAAGGCCGATTTCGCCACGCTGTCGCAGCTTGATCGTGAAGATGAAGCCCTCAAACTGATGAAGGAAGCCGGTTACGGTGAGGGCGGCAAGCCGCTTTCCATCGAAATTCGCTACAATACAAACCCGAACCATGAACGCGTCGCGACAGCTATCGCGGACATGTGGAAAAACACCTTCGGCGCGAAGGTGTCACTGGTGAACCTCGATGTCGCCTCGCACTATGGATACCTCCAGGAAGGCGGCAAATTCAACGTCGCGCGCGCCGGCTGGGTTGCCGACTATGCGGATGCGGAAAACTTCCTTGCGCTTTCGGTTTCCTCCAACAAGACCTTCAACTATTCCAAGTTCAACAACGCGGAATATGATGCGCTGCTGCAGAAGTCCTACGACGAGAAGGACCCCGCCGCACGTTCCAAGCTGCTTCATGAGGCAGAGACCATCCTCATGAAGGAACAGCCGGTTGTTCCGCTTCTGACACAGGCCGACCTTTGGCTGGTTTCCAACCGCGTCAAGGGTTGGGAAGACAATGCTGCCAACGAACACCTCAGCCGCTTCCTGAGCGTTTCCGAATAA